In Cervus elaphus chromosome 3, mCerEla1.1, whole genome shotgun sequence, the genomic stretch GACAGAGAGACCACAGAACCACATTCCCACCCGACCTCTGGGTCCTGAACTCACACCATCCTGCAGCTGCTGGATGAGGGAACAGTAGCTGCCAAGAAAAGCAAAGAGGCTCAGAATGGCATCAAGTCCATACTGCCCCTTGGTGCCTCGCTCCAGGACTGAGAGGAAGAACTGGCAGCTGTCACACAATGCCCGCAGTGGGGGTGATGGTGCTTCCAAGCTGTTCTTCAGGACAGCTGATGCCTTGATCAGAAGCTTGGCCACTGCCTGGGGTCCTCCTTCCCCAGCCAGCAACTGTTCAACTGCCAGCTGGCACAGCTGGAGGCTGGGGGCCAGACTGGTGTTCCTTAGGTAATCGTGGGCCTTCTCCACTGTACTTGTGGCCCTGGTGTGGTGGTGGTTCCAGCAGAGGCGACGACAGTGTTCCAGGGTGAGCTCCAAGAGACAGAGGGCCCTCTGGGGGGAAAGAGGACCAGGAGAAGCTCCTTCACCCACCAAAGCTGTGATCACATGCCTGGAGAGCAGGTCATCTAGGAAATCAGCATCTGCTTCATTCAGACCATGCCCACTGGCTTCAAATAGCTGATGGGCAGCTACCACTCGACAGGCTGTTGGAGAAGCAAAGTGGGGAATCTCACAAGGGATACTTTCATCCTCCAAGAGTACTAGAAAGCTCAAGGCCTTTAACCGAGCTGAGAACGCAGCTCGCCGCTCCATCAGGCCTTCTGCCCCCTTCCAAAGCAGAGAAAAGCTGCCCCGAGCCACAGCCTCATAGTCCTGAGGAGCAGCTTGGCGAGGACATTGCACCAAGCAGGCATGGAGGGGCTGAGCGAGTCGGAGAGTGGCTTCTGGGTCTCCCTGTGCAGCAACATTCCGCAGAAAGATGAAGAGAATTCGTTCCAGGTAGAGGGGTGGGCGCTGGGGTGTAGACATCAAGTAGCCATCGCAAGCCAGCTCCGCTAGCTCCAACAGGCTTCCCAAGTGCTTAGGGCAAGCCAGCTTGACAGTCAGCTGCTGGTTGCAAGCCCTCAGGATGGCATCACAAGCTTGTCTCCTCTCGGAATCAGACCGGCAGCTGGGAAGCTTGGTCAGGAACTCCTAGGAGAGGAACATGTGAATGAGGCtaacaaagaagaaagagatgaggaaaagaaatagaaacaggaCTGTCCAAGAGAGGATCTCCTACTCATCTGTCTCTtcaaataagttaaaaaacaaaacagcttagCTTGGTAAGCCAGGTGTGTCCACAGTAAAACAGCGCACCCACCTTCAAGTCAGGCAGCAGCTCTTCAGTCTCCTTTGGACTGCTTAGCAGGGTCCCAAAGTTGACTCCTTTGAAGCTCCTCATGGTGCCGGAGGGCTGGGGGAAAAGAGACGGATTAGGGAAGGCAGAGAAGATCTGTAAAGGAGCTAAATGAAGGGCGGGAGAACGGCTTGAAGGTGCGGAAGATGGAGGGCAAAGAAAGCCCTCAGAAATCCTGTCGGAAAAAAAGCCCATGCCAGGACGCCGGGCTCCCATTATAAACCAACGCTTCTGCTATGCCTTCTTCCCAGCCTATCCCCGGCCTCACTACCCTTCCTACCAATCAACGCCCCACAGCAGAGGCCTCCATCGAGTTCTCCGGCGCCCACCAGGATGCTCCGAGGACTCCCGACTTTCCTTAGTAGAGCCGCCCGGCCTATCCCTCAAGTCAGCACTGGGGCTGCATTCACCTCGGCGCGTACACCCGTTCACGAGTACCTCCAGGCCTTACCGTCCTAGAGATCATTCTTCTTTCCAGGGCCAGGACTTACCCACCAGACTGAGTACTCCGCAAGGATCCAAAATGTAACCTTCCTTTTCCGCGCCAGCCCCTCCTTTCAAATATCCCCCAGCGACCAATCAGCAAGAGTTGCGTAAGGCCGGTAGGTCGCGAGGCGTTCTGGGAGTTGTAGTTTACCCGCCGCGTGTAGTTTACCCGTCGTCACGTGATGCCTGCGGACGGGATCCCGCTGCTCTGGACGTTACGACCTCTTGGGGGCGCggattttcccaccttttccagTTGGGGCTGACCTCTTCAGTTTCTTGCGGCTTATCTGCAGTCGTGAAGGCCAGCCTCTGCCTTTGTCACCTCCCCTTTATCGTCAGAGCTCGGAAAGAGTTTAAATTTCCAGAGAAGAGAAGTAAAGTAGACAACAAGAACTTACTTGGAAACTCTCAATTTGGgttactagcaaaaaaaaaaaaaaaaaaaaagggcgtAACCTTTCAAGGAATTGTTTAAAACCGTAGTTTTCCGAGGGGTGCTGACGCAAGTACTGTAGCGAGTTCCAGCTCTCTCTGCCTTCCAGCCTTGCTCTCCCTCCATCAGTTGGATTGTTTGAGAAAGAATTTTCTTGATGGGGGTGGAGGGTAGATGGGTAGGGTAGGGGCTGTGAGTGAAGAACTAGGAAAATTCATTCAGTGGAATATTTCACAGGTTTTAATGGCTTGCGTTCGGTGAGTACAAACTACGTCCCCAAACATGCACTTGACtgcctctcttcccttcctcctctaaAGAATTCAGTTCACAACTGTGTGTTCCAGTTTACTCTATTGGATAACTCATCCTTCTCTGTTACTGGTTTTCTTCATCACGTCaaccgcttttttttttttttttacgtcaACCGCTTTTAAGAGCTGAGAATCTAGCCGGGAAGACTATTTAAAAccaacaaatcaaaacaaaagaatGACTAGAGAATCTCAGCGTTGAAATGGTAATATTACTGCAGGGGTTCAATGTGTGTTGCAGAAGTTACCTATCTCTTATAGAGTGAGGGAACCAGCAGAGAGGAGAGGTCCATAAATGATTAATGATACATCAGGTCTGTCAATATTTATTTCCTCTTGCTTACACCTTAACCCTGACAATGTTCTAGAATTGTTCCCCTCTTCAAGAGAAGAAAACATCCTTTTTTATGCACCTTCTACTTCTAACAAGAAGGAAGTTCTTTAGAGATCAAAAAGTGTTGACCATTGTCAATTTGAGTCACATAATTCAAACACTCACAGAATCCCTGTATAAAGAGACAGTAATGGGATGGTGGAAGGAGCTTTCAAGTtgagcctggacagaggagcaaggTTCTAATCCCAGCTCAGTTTATTATTAATCTGTGAAATAGGGTAGTAATATCAAGCCTCACTCTCTCTCAGGGGTTCTGCCAGCCTCAAACAGAAAAGCCTTGAAATGCTTTCCAAAGGCCCAACAAGGCTTAGCAGCCATTAAAAGCatatcttatatatatgtatagacatATAAAGATGTCATAGATATATGAATGATTGTTATAGTCTTCTTGtggatttcaattttttatttatttatttttaaatattttattatttgactgCATCCAgtaagatgagatggttggatggcatcaccgactccatggacatgagtttgagcaagctccaggagttggtgatggacagggaagcctggcgtgctgcagtccatggggtcacaaagagttgaacacgactgggcgactgaactgaactgaactgagtcttagttgcaaaACGGGGGACTTTTCattgcttgggcttagttgctcctcagcatgtggaatcttagttccccaaccaagaccAGCGATTGAACTTGAGTCCCCTGCAtcgcaaggtggattcttaaccactggaccactagggacgTCCCTCAATTgtttttacacttgatcttagccaaaaggctgagaagcgatCCCTCAATTGTTtttgtatttaataaatttatttttaattggaggataattttttacaatattgtgtcagtttctgccatacatcaacatgaaccagccataggcatacatatatcccttccctcttgaacctccctcccacctcccaccccatcccacccctgtaggttatcacagagcacctggTTTGTGCTCTGTCTCAGCAAATTCCTGtctcagcaaattcccactggttatctattaTCTATTacatggtaatgtatgtgttttaATGTTACTCCTTACCCCActctgtccacaagtctgttctctatgtctgccctgcagataggttcgtCAGTACCATCCCctcaattgtttttaaaaagaggaaaatacggtatactttaataaataaaaaaacaagttgGAGAACAGCATTAATGGtatgattcatttttattaaaaaaattaaatatatgccCTAGACTACAAACATTTGACACTGGTATGAAGCAGGGCATACGGGAGCCTATCATTTTTTATATGTCTATATGtaatttgtaatatatttatatatcaatatatgtattttaacacGTGGACAtgtatttattcacatatttacattaaatatatcTGTATTTGCCTTTGACTCTTTTACAATTAGCGcatatttattgttaaaaaatcGCTAAAGTGAATGTGACATAATTTTGATGACATTAGGCCTGATCCCAAGCATGACAAACTTTCACTTGTCTTTTAATTCTATTCTGTGGTTCTGTGGGGAAGTGGTGGCAAAAAATAATAAACGGACAGGGAGAACCACAGGATTGGGGTTAGGGCAAGAGTGTATTGGGAAGTGGAACCCAGACCCAGTGGAAGGATCATGGCCATCAGCTGGGAGCAGCCCTCTCCCCTGCCTGAGCAGGGGCTGAATTTCCAGGAAGAGGTCACTCTTCAGCCTCAGAACTCAGTACTGTCTTCATGCCCCAGTCCTCCTGCCTTCTTGTTCATTGGCTCCTGGTTCCTTGGGCTGTTTCTGTTCTCAAGATTACGTAAAAgctccaaataaaataattatatatccaGCTGGATGGAAAGGCAGAAAATCAGGAAATTCTCTTAGGGAAAAATGGTGGTGTATATCAAATCTGACACCAAGCTGACCTTCCCACTTGAGGAAGAGGAAATGAGTTCAAGTGGAACACACTGACGCCCTCCTCAGCTACTCACACACCCCAAAGCAGAAGGCCTCTCAGATAGCCTGATCCTGCTCTCTGGGCCAGGACCAAACATAAACACTGCTGGGAATCACCCAACCACAGGGATGCGTTGGAAAGTTGTTCACCCCTTTACAGCCCCATCCACTCATTCTCACACCCAAATCTGGGTAGGCTCAGCTGgactgaaaaagttaaaaaataaaatatgaaagcaaaCACTTAGTAGTACTTACACTGGAGGCCAACTGCTGTTCCAAGCGCTTAATTTAACCCTCACAAGCACCCTCAGGGTAGATACTAtaccatcatccccattttatagatgaggaaactgaggcacaaatgTGAACCCAGACAGTTGGGCTCTGGCTCCAAGCTCTTCACCAGTTAGTTCCCTGCACTGCCTCTCAGCAAGGCATCATGAGCACTGCTTGGCAGGCACTGTGCACCTGGTGAATCAATCCCTCATTTGCCTCATATGGGCAAATATCCAGATGTGGGCCAGGTAGCCATGGCTAAATGCTCCCACtctcatgcctttctccagggacaGGGCTTGGGAGAAAGGAGCAGGGCTAGAGGGGGAAAGTCAAGTAGGTGAAGGCCCAGGGGAGAGAGTCAGTACATGCCATAGAAGGGGCATTGGGTGGGCAGCAGGAGGTGTTTTAGCCTTGGCTTTGCTACATGCCCTTTAAGTGGATTTTCCTctgggataaaaaaaaaactttcaccaGCACCTAGGAATACAATGCATGGtatatagtaggtactcaataaaatgtttggagaaggcaatagcaccccactccagtactcttgcctggaaaatcccatggatggaggagcctggtaggctgcagtccatggggtcgctaagtcggacacgactgagtgacttcactttcactttttactttcatgcgttggagaaggaaatggcaacccactccagtgttctgacctggacattcccagggatgggggaaccaggtgggctgccgtctatggggtcgcacagagtcggacaagactgaagcgatttagcagcagtagcagcaataaAATGTTTACAGCTAAATGGACAATCTTAGATACCTGCCAGCTTGTCACACCCAATGAGTCTGCCAGGAAGAACCCTCCCCACTCTATCATCTACCAGCTCCTTTGAAGAGAACTCAGCAGGGACAAAGCTGAAGGAACTTCACTAGTCTGTCTCCTCtacctccctctttccttttcacTCAGGAACATGCTGCCCACCTCATGCTTCCATCAGTAAATACTCTCATTCAAAACAACAAATCATTAACTAACCTCTGGATTCCAGTCTAATAGACTTCCCAAACGGGCTACTCTTGAAAagcccgaaaaaaaaaaaaggaaaagcccaGAGTTAGTTAGCCTGTCTCCTCTccatttactgagcacagccATGGGCCAAGCACCcacttgtgtgtatatatggggGAGACAAGGGCATATAAGACACAATTTCTTCCTGTCCTCAAGGATGGAGAGTCTACAAATAACTATAAAATACAGGCAGAAAGGGGAAGTGGAGTTATTGCAACAGACTCTGTTTTAGCCTTAAGATGGGGGAAGGAAAAGATATCTGCTTCTTTCATACTTAACCTCAGCGTATATTCCCTGCAGCTGGGTGGGGGAatgtgttttttccttctctgagcagGCACCTGAGACCACTACTCTTCCCTCCCCTTGGCCTCACCCCGCAGGGACCCATCCATCAGCATTCCTCCCCCAGTGGGTGATGCTATCTCCCCACACAGGTTTGGACTTGCAGGTCCTGGAAAGTTTTGCTTCTTCCTGTCTGGGAATTCGTCTGGGACCCAAGGAAAGGTCATCAACCTCTTTTCTAGGACAGGTAGGGCCCTCAAGCCCACCTTAAGCACATTCCAGGACACACCCTGAGCGGAgcctccctccatccccaccctgcTTAACTGCTGGCTCTGCTCCCTCCGAGAAGCCCAGGTTTGGGTGGGAGGAGGAAAGGCAGATACAATCAGAGGTGAGGCAGGGAGGGGCTCACAGAACTAGAGTTCCTGGTACTGGTACTATTTCCTGCCCTGATGGCTCCCTCACCCTCACTCACTCAGGGTGGGGAAGAATCTGGTACAGACAAGATCATGGTCTGTCAGCCATTCACTGCTCTCTCCTCTGCAGCCCTTCACTTGGGTTTCATGCAAGCATACAGGCCCTGATGGGACCAGGTGATGTGGACAAGGGGTGCATTTGTGGCCAGAGAGGCAGAAGGCAAGCGGCATGCATGTGCTGAGCTGCAAGCCTATTCATGCAGCAAGCCTCTGGATTTGCCACAAGGGGTGGTCACAGAAGCAGCTTGAGCCCCTAGAATCTTTGCTCAGGGGCTTGGACATCCACTCCATAGGCTCCAGAGATTGTCTCACCCTGGATGTGGAGTAAGGTTTTTGCTTGGCAAATGGGGAGGGTGCCTGTCCCCAGGGTAACAAGATATGGAGGACCTCGGTGCCTCAGGCTTTTCCCACCCATTTTTGTTGAAAGGCAATTCCACAGCTCTCAGTTTAAGGTGGAGGcagtcttagggcttccctggtggctcagtagtaaagaatctgcttgccaatgcaggagatgcgggttcaatcgctgggtcaggaagatcccatggagagggcaatggcaacccacttcagtattcttgcctggcaaatcccatggacagaggagcctggtgggctacagtccatggggtcacaaagagtcagacacaactgagcgactaaacaagtCTTAGTGAAGCTAGAAAAACATTCCACTGGTAATCCCACCTCTCCTCACAACCTCCAGGTGCCCCCTTATAAGAACTCCTGAGGTGGGTACAGGTGAGGATGAGTAAATGAGATCAATGATCAATTAaagttgtttattttaaagtGGAAAGGGGGAAGGGAGTGACACAGAGGCAACTTTTGGCATCTTCTCTCCAGGCCATCACCCCATGTGCTTCCCAACCCAAAGCACTGGCACGAGGAGTCCCCGGACAGGCTGAGGGGCCAGAGAGCCACAAGGTCACAGACAGATCTGTTCAGTCCTGGAGAGGTGGAGTTCAAGGGTCCATCCCAGCTCCCTGGTCCTGGAACAGGGTCAGAGCTCAGGAGTGTAGGGCTCCCCAGTGGGTGAGGGCACCCGCAGCTCAGCATCATGCCTGACCACGGTGAAGAGTCCCACCACCGCCAGCAGAGCCATCACCATGACGGCGGAGCAGATGCTGAACATATTCCGAGTGCCAGTTTTGCGATCGCTGTCATGGAGGACCAGGAGCCCCAGGCAGGCCAGTAAATGCAGGGGCACCCGGAACCAGTTGAGGACACCAGCTTGCTCAGTCTCAGGGATCACCTTTCTCCGCAGGAAGCTCATGCTGGGGAAGTACAGTCCACAGGCCAATTCGATAAGGAGGAAGGCTATGAAAGATTCCACTGGACTCTCCTGGCCTGGGCTGGTAGAGAAAGTCAACATGAAGAGGGAGAAGACAACGATGAGGACAGCGAGGGAGAGTAGATGCATGGGCTGAAGGTGGTACCTCTTGGAGGTAGCGATACGGTACAGGGAAGAGCCGAGCAGGCTGGCTGCCATGAAGCTGGAGAAGATGATGCCCAGCGGAGCCCCATGTGGGTCCAGCACAGGTGTCCAGAGGAAGACAAAGATGAAGATGACACTCTCAAACAGGGCCTGGATGGTGCCTAGCAGCAGCACACGACGGTCCGACAGGAGGCAGCGCAGGCCCCCAGCACAGGTCCTAGAGAAGGCACGCTGCCGATCATAGTTCTCTCCCCAGTTATGAAGGGCCAAGGCCCCAGCCAGAGCCAAGAGAGGGATGGCGGCCACAAAGGGGGCTACAGGCCCCAGGCCCATCCAGCAGGCCACAGCCTCAGCTGCCACACCTGCCGCTACAGCCAGCACATGGTTCCAGAAGGCAGCTCGGGCAAAGGTAGCCGGGATCCACTCAGCGGGGAAGTCATGCCGTTCCAGGTGCTCATGGATATACCAGGCCTCAAAGGCTGAGAAGAGCAGGGCTGTAGACAACCCACCTAGTGCTCGGCCCACCAGCAGCACAAAGTAGTCCCGAGAGAGTTTGGTTAAGCAGCAGAGAGAGTAAGTGAGGGAGAAGAGGACACAAGATTTCTTGCGACCCAGCCAATCCACCAGGGAGGAAGCCACCAGTCCAAAGAGGACGGTGGAGGCAAGGCCGCAGACATAGAGGATGGCAATCTGTGCCTCCAGGAAGTGGTAATGCTGATAGAGTTTGTAGAGGTAGGGGGCCTGGAGCCAGTCAGCTGCCAGGGCCAGGAAGTAGACCTGATAGAAGTCCAGTTGAAACCGAAGGAAAGAGGGATTGCTGCAGGCCCTTCCAGAGGGCTTAGCCCGGCATCTTGACAGCTCCAACCCCAGGCAGGAGGCCAGGAGGACCACAAAAGCAAGGTAAGCAGTCACCAGCATGGCCGGCCCCCGGACGacctgggaagagaagggggcttcAGAGTCACATCCATTGCCCCGGTAGCGCTGTCAAGGGGCTGCCTGTCTAAGCAGAAGGCGGATCCACCCAACCCCCCTGCCAACAGCACTCCCCCACCCCTCGATTCCACTCCCCCAGAGCTCAGACCGGAGGGACCAGTTGGGTGGGTGGTAGGAGTGGCCGGCCAGAGCGGTCTCCAAGGACactgtggggcagggaggggtgtgAGAGGAGAGAAGGCTGAGCCTTCGCCCCGCCCTTGCCTGGCATAGCACAGAGGGAGTACCTAGTCCCAGCCCCGCAAGTTCAGGGG encodes the following:
- the MFSD5 gene encoding molybdate-anion transporter, translating into MLVTAYLAFVVLLASCLGLELSRCRAKPSGRACSNPSFLRFQLDFYQVYFLALAADWLQAPYLYKLYQHYHFLEAQIAILYVCGLASTVLFGLVASSLVDWLGRKKSCVLFSLTYSLCCLTKLSRDYFVLLVGRALGGLSTALLFSAFEAWYIHEHLERHDFPAEWIPATFARAAFWNHVLAVAAGVAAEAVACWMGLGPVAPFVAAIPLLALAGALALHNWGENYDRQRAFSRTCAGGLRCLLSDRRVLLLGTIQALFESVIFIFVFLWTPVLDPHGAPLGIIFSSFMAASLLGSSLYRIATSKRYHLQPMHLLSLAVLIVVFSLFMLTFSTSPGQESPVESFIAFLLIELACGLYFPSMSFLRRKVIPETEQAGVLNWFRVPLHLLACLGLLVLHDSDRKTGTRNMFSICSAVMVMALLAVVGLFTVVRHDAELRVPSPTGEPYTPEL